In Arachis duranensis cultivar V14167 unplaced genomic scaffold, aradu.V14167.gnm2.J7QH unplaced_Scaffold_77201, whole genome shotgun sequence, the DNA window taccttactaaagtccttaatgaatcttcggtaaaaacctgcatgtccaaggaacgaacggacttccctcacagaagaaaggtaaggcaaactagaaataacatccacctttgttTGATCTACAtaaatgccagtattagatacaacatgtcctagtatgattccttgtttaaccataaaatgacatttttcaaaattcaatacaaggtttgtactgacacatctatctaatactctagataaactatccaagcaaaggctaaaagaatcaccataaacgctaaaatcgtccataaaaacttccatacagtccttaataagatcagagaaaagactcaccatgcacctttggaaaataGTTGATGCATTGCAGAGGCCAAAgtgcattctcttgtaagcataagtcccaaaaggacaggtaaaagtagtcttttcctgatcctcaggagctatatgaatctgaaaatatcctgtataaccatctaaaaagcaataatgtgattgaCCTGACaagcgatccagcatttgatcaatgaatagaagaagataatgatccttacgagtggcttgattaagacgcctgtaatcaatgcagaccctcCAGACGTTCTATACTCTGATAGCTATaaactcttaaaaaaattatcttaacaaattcaaatattttgttCATATTTGTTTTTCAAGTTTTGTAATTCAAATATACGACCCCTACATATGCGAATTAAGGTGCTACATCAATAATtatcattaataattatatcCAAATCTGATAGATTAAAATATTGAATTTCAGAAATTtggataattagttaattactcaagaaaaaaagaaaagaaaaaccgaAAACCATGGCTAGTTCAATGTTAGGTCCGCCGCCCACTGCCCGCGACTTCTGTAGAGTAACGCCGATGGCTACACACTGCTTGTTCTTCCCGAGCCCTAACTTTCGCAGGCGCAGCATCACTCACCGTTCCACATTTTCCTCACACTCCATCTTCTTTGGCGCTTCACTTAAAGTCCATACCAATAGAAACCAGCTGGGTCGGTTCTCTCGCAGCCCCACTCCCATTTATTGTTCTTCTCAAGAGTTTGATGTTGTGATTGTCGGCGCTGGCATCATTGGTTTGACCATTGCTCGTCAGTTCTTGACCTCTTCCGACCTGTCCGTAGCCATCGTTGACAAAGCTCTCCCTTGTTCCGGTGCCACTGGCgcaggtttttcttttcttttcttcttgtagaTTTCAGCTAAGCCaaaaatatatgttgaaatTTCACCCTATGTGGGTTGGACATGTTAGGACAGTGGATCACATGGGAGATAACCGTGTGGTTAAGGGTTTTTGAACTCAATGAACTGATTAGAACTTTAGATTTAAGCATGAATGAGTTGAGTTGAATTATGATTCATGACATGGAACGATGCTGTTGTTGCTTGGTTCATAAATGAATTGAGTTGAATTATGATACATGACATGGTTTGAAACAGGAAATCATCACGTTATATATCTTTAGAAGTTGTTCCTTGATTATTTTCTTCAATTGCCTTACTCCATTTTCTTGTGTCATTTGAACATGCGTTTATAGTGTTCACTTAACTGCTTAAGGACTTGCTTTTTGACATTTACATTTgtgactaatattttttaattatcatagTGAAAGAACTTTTCTGAAATTTAACTAATCAATCACTTTTTAGACACTTTTTATCAAATCGACTAGTGAATGTAATAtaggttttgtattttttatatgtatatttttggataaaaagttagaaaatttattttatgatgTATTTTGGTTAGTTAATAGTTATAGAATCTTTTCCCTCTTTGTTTTGTAATTTGAGCTACTTCTAGGGCAGGGATATCTTTGGATGGCACACAAAACTCCTGGGAGTGATATATGGGATCTAACTTGGAGAAGCCATCAATTGTGGAAGATGCTGGCAGAAAGCCTAAAAGAGCAAGGCCTGAATCCTACGGTGGAGCTGGGTTGGAAAAAAACAGGTGCTATAGTTGTGTATTTACCAATTTCTATTTTGTTCGTTATGCTCTTAACCAAGTGTCTGATTCCGCTTGAAGTTGCTTAAGAGAATTCATGATAACATATTGAAATACTATGTATGCTCCAACTAATATCAAATCCTTTAGATGCTCATTGGTTGCTATTAAATATCCTGAAGTAGTTAAGGGGTGGCTGGCTTTGAACTCTTTGGTCTCTGTCTAACTGTCATGAGAAAGGCTTTGGTGTTTGTAGTCATGAATGTATGATGCTGTGTATTCTGAATGATTAAAACTACAATATTGGCATATGATATGTCTTTTGATCCATAGGAAGCCTTTTAGTTGGTAGAACAAAGGCTCAGTTAGACATGCTGAAAGGGAGAGTGAAACAGCTTAATGAAGCTGGGTTGAAAGCAGAGTATTTGTGTAATAGTGATTTGTCCGAGCAGGAACCTGATCTCTTTGTGGACAAAGACAGTGCTGGTGCATTTCTACCAGATGACTGCCAATTGGATGCTTATCTTACAGTTTCATATATTGAAAAGGTGATATTTTTGTTTCATTTCTTTTTGCATATTTAGTTTCCAACTTGGGATTAATGCTTGATAAGTGCATTTTTACTTTTGGACTCAATCCTTGGCATGGTGCTGCCAGTTGACTTTTGATTCATAATCACGAATTTATCGTTGATATGTAGGTTAACAGGAGTTTTGCATCAAAAGGAAGATATGCAGAATTTTATAATCAGCCAGTAAAATGTTTCATCAGGTTGAATTCTCTCTTTCTTACTGTTGTTTTGAAAATAAGATGGTAGGGAAACAATAATGTCTTTCTTCTGTGCTTAGGTCAAATAGTAATGGAGAGGTTAAAGCTATTGAAACTTTGAGTCATACATTACACAGTAAGAAGGGAATTATTGTTGCAGCTGGTTGTTGGACCGGTTGTTTGATGCAGGATTCGTTTAGAAATTGGGGAATGGAATTAGACGTTCCTGTAAGGCCCAGAAAGGTATGTTCTTTTTGTCCATCCTTCATggcttttccatataatttctTTTACAGTTCTAGGGAGGGCTTTAGAAAGAATGATATTGAGTAGTCTGATATCCATAAGTTTGTTGATTAATTGTAAAGTcaaccttattattattattattattattattgttgttgttgttgttgttgttgttgttgttgttgttgttgttgttgttaatttttcttaaatGCGCATGATTCTTTTATGATGATCTTGTAAATAGTCGTTTGAGCGACTCTCGAATTCCTTTTAAACATCCCTCTTTGTGTAGGGTCACCTACTTGTGCTTCAGAACTTTGATTACCTTCAATTGAATCATGGGTTGATGGAGGCAGGTTATGTTGATCATCCAACACTTTCTGATATAGAATCCTCTGAAGATGGACGATCTTTATCTGTTTCAATGACGGCAACCGTGGATGCAGCAGGAAATCTTCTCATTGGTAAGCTGCCTTTTTACAACCTACATGAATTTGTCAAATGCGAAAGCTTCTTATATTGCCAATCTACACATTGGTTATTACGTATGTTTCTTTCACATACTATTTATAGTGGATAACTTTATCTCTTGAGGGTTTTAGTTAACAATCATGTTTTTGGTAGTAGTCGTTCAATcacttgtaatttttttattactattagTATTTTGTTCTCTCTCCGATCTAAAATAATGGTTCACTTTTAAGTGTTGAGATAGCTTAAGAAAATGATTGAAAAAAGtattgaaattagaaaaagtTAACAGGTATTTTACAAAATTTGCCATTAATTAAATTTACCACTTGTTCTCTCGTTTCTACTATTCTACTGAGATATCTCTCCATCACTTTTTCCAATCATGAAGTTATTTTGAATATGGGtataattgagaaaaataattaatgttgcataagttttcgaaaatagaaaattattttcgaacAACAATATTTTAAAAGTGAACAACTGTAAATTATGGTTATTAAATGGTTATGATAGGAATGAGTTTGGAATTCTTGATTGCAgtaaacttttttcttttttcttttcttctctaaatACTTCTCTTTCTAGTTGTAAATTAGTTTCATAGTATCCTGAAATAGATAACTGTTTGCAATTAATGCCATTGCTTCATCCAATGTTCTAGAATTTTGACGTTGTTTGCCTGTTTTGTGATAACAAACCAAAATCTTATCCGATACAATACCAAGGGAGTAGCCGTGAATTTGTTGGTTTCAGCACAGAATTGGATGAATCTGTTGTCAGATATATATGGAAGCGGGTTGCAGAATTCTTTCCCAAATTGGAATTGCTTTCCCTTTCTAATCTAAGTGCAAATAGAAAAGTCAGAATAGGATTACGACCCTACAGTGAGTCACTACATTTCTTCGCAATGTTATGCAAATGAACTATTTATATTTTGGTTACATTTCCAGAATATATTTCACTTTCATCAAAATATTTGACTTGCATAACATTTACACTGCAGTGCCTGATGGGAAGCCAATGATTGGGCCTGTGCCTGGCCTCTCAAATGTTTACCTTAGAATATATTTCACTTTCATCAAAATATTTGACTTGCATAACATTTACACTGCAGTGCCTGATGGGAAGCCAATGATTGGGCCTGTGCCTGGCCTCTCAAATGTTTACCTTGCCGCAGGACACGAAGGGGGAGGGCTTTCGATGGTGAGTTCTCTGTAGCAGTTTTTGCTTTGAGAGTGTTATGTATCTCAGGAAAGTGGAAAACCACACCTTAAATTTAGCTATTGAGAGGGAAGAACCACTCTCCTTAAATACAACATCAAGTATCCATACTAACCGATTTGTGACATTGGGCACCCCATAATTACCTAAGTCCCTAACTATAAAACAATACATCACCCCTAGAGAGCCGACGTCCACGGTGGCTTCACTCTATCGACATTGACCCAGCCGCAGCTACTTTCCTACTGGCTAACAGTATTCGGTATTCACCTTAATCCAGCCTATAGGTAACTCTTTTGATGGCCTTGACAACCAGGTTTTGATACCATTGTTAAGTATCTAAGACAGGTGGGAAATTACACCTTAAAAGTTAGCTGTTAAGGGAAAAGAACCACTCACAGATGTGGCACTTTGGACCCCCCATAATATCTAAAGTCCCTCACAGTGACGAGACAGAAACACAACCTATCTTTGTATCTTGTTTGGAATAAGAAACAATGTCCCGAAGAAAGACTTCTTGTGTTTTCTGCATCTTCAAAATGTAGGGGCACTAGAGACAGGATTTCATTGTGCTTTTTCTGTCGCTGTCCCACGCTACTACTTAACAGGATATAGACACAAGTTTATTTTTG includes these proteins:
- the LOC107472160 gene encoding uncharacterized protein LOC107472160 isoform X3, with translation MASSMLGPPPTARDFCRVTPMATHCLFFPSPNFRRRSITHRSTFSSHSIFFGASLKVHTNRNQLGRFSRSPTPIYCSSQEFDVVIVGAGIIGLTIARQFLTSSDLSVAIVDKALPCSGATGAGQGYLWMAHKTPGSDIWDLTWRSHQLWKMLAESLKEQGLNPTVELGWKKTGSLLVGRTKAQLDMLKGRVKQLNEAGLKAEYLCNSDLSEQEPDLFVDKDSAGAFLPDDCQLDAYLTVSYIEKVNRSFASKGRYAEFYNQPVKCFIRSNSNGEVKAIETLSHTLHSKKGIIVAAGCWTGCLMQDSFRNWGMELDVPVRPRKGHLLVLQNFDYLQLNHGLMEAGYVDHPTLSDIESSEDGRSLSVSMTATVDAAGNLLIGSSREFVGFSTELDESVVRYIWKRVAEFFPKLELLSLSNLSANRKVRIGLRPYMPDGKPMIGPVPGLSNVYLAAGHEGGGLSMALGTAEMVADTVLGHPTKVDCAPFAVHRVLD
- the LOC107472160 gene encoding uncharacterized protein LOC107472160 isoform X4, with translation MAHKTPGSDIWDLTWRSHQLWKMLAESLKEQGLNPTVELGWKKTGSLLVGRTKAQLDMLKGRVKQLNEAGLKAEYLCNSDLSEQEPDLFVDKDSAGAFLPDDCQLDAYLTVSYIEKVNRSFASKGRYAEFYNQPVKCFIRSNSNGEVKAIETLSHTLHSKKGIIVAAGCWTGCLMQDSFRNWGMELDVPVRPRKGHLLVLQNFDYLQLNHGLMEAGYVDHPTLSDIESSEDGRSLSVSMTATVDAAGNLLIGSSREFVGFSTELDESVVRYIWKRVAEFFPKLELLSLSNLSANRKVRIGLRPYMPDGKPMIGPVPGLSNVYLRIYFTFIKIFDLHNIYTAVPDGKPMIGPVPGLSNVYLAAGHEGGGLSMALGTAEMVADTVLGHPTKVDCAPFAVHRVLD
- the LOC107472160 gene encoding uncharacterized protein LOC107472160 isoform X2 translates to MASSMLGPPPTARDFCRVTPMATHCLFFPSPNFRRRSITHRSTFSSHSIFFGASLKVHTNRNQLGRFSRSPTPIYCSSQEFDVVIVGAGIIGLTIARQFLTSSDLSVAIVDKALPCSGATGAGQGYLWMAHKTPGSDIWDLTWRSHQLWKMLAESLKEQGLNPTVELGWKKTGSLLVGRTKAQLDMLKGRVKQLNEAGLKAEYLCNSDLSEQEPDLFVDKDSAGAFLPDDCQLDAYLTVSYIEKVNRSFASKGRYAEFYNQPVKCFISNGEVKAIETLSHTLHSKKGIIVAAGCWTGCLMQDSFRNWGMELDVPVRPRKGHLLVLQNFDYLQLNHGLMEAGYVDHPTLSDIESSEDGRSLSVSMTATVDAAGNLLIGSSREFVGFSTELDESVVRYIWKRVAEFFPKLELLSLSNLSANRKVRIGLRPYMPDGKPMIGPVPGLSNVYLRIYFTFIKIFDLHNIYTAVPDGKPMIGPVPGLSNVYLAAGHEGGGLSMALGTAEMVADTVLGHPTKVDCAPFAVHRVLD
- the LOC107472160 gene encoding uncharacterized protein LOC107472160 isoform X1; amino-acid sequence: MASSMLGPPPTARDFCRVTPMATHCLFFPSPNFRRRSITHRSTFSSHSIFFGASLKVHTNRNQLGRFSRSPTPIYCSSQEFDVVIVGAGIIGLTIARQFLTSSDLSVAIVDKALPCSGATGAGQGYLWMAHKTPGSDIWDLTWRSHQLWKMLAESLKEQGLNPTVELGWKKTGSLLVGRTKAQLDMLKGRVKQLNEAGLKAEYLCNSDLSEQEPDLFVDKDSAGAFLPDDCQLDAYLTVSYIEKVNRSFASKGRYAEFYNQPVKCFIRSNSNGEVKAIETLSHTLHSKKGIIVAAGCWTGCLMQDSFRNWGMELDVPVRPRKGHLLVLQNFDYLQLNHGLMEAGYVDHPTLSDIESSEDGRSLSVSMTATVDAAGNLLIGSSREFVGFSTELDESVVRYIWKRVAEFFPKLELLSLSNLSANRKVRIGLRPYMPDGKPMIGPVPGLSNVYLRIYFTFIKIFDLHNIYTAVPDGKPMIGPVPGLSNVYLAAGHEGGGLSMALGTAEMVADTVLGHPTKVDCAPFAVHRVLD